In one Syntrophales bacterium genomic region, the following are encoded:
- a CDS encoding FAD-binding oxidoreductase, translated as MNIEEYLNHVEGYAEAARERQVLEQACGDLALPRDFAASVIGRLHPKEIDVAVAEIREETPTAKTFRLTARNGQLPPFRAGQYVNWSVTIGGVRTGRAFSIASPPHERGFYELTVRRQDGGFVSPYLLDEVRVGRTFTISGPGGTFYHEPLIDTDDLVFLAGGSGITPFRSLIRETVERNLPRRIWLIYGSRTPDDVIFKRELQAIARRHPFIKVRFVISEPPPGYRGPRGFITADRIRRFVGSPEGKTFYLCGPEQMYRFMEPELERLSILRRRIKRESCGPLSDVTREAGWPYEVSAGQVFQVTIRGGVSFPAAAGESLLNSLERNGFSVPSRCRSGECGFCRMKILGGRVFTPDRAAVRESDRWFNYVHACLTYPLSDLEIRL; from the coding sequence TTGAACATTGAAGAATACCTGAACCATGTGGAAGGCTACGCGGAAGCGGCACGGGAGCGCCAAGTCCTGGAGCAGGCCTGCGGCGACCTGGCGCTGCCCCGCGATTTCGCCGCCTCGGTGATCGGCCGGCTCCACCCAAAGGAGATCGACGTTGCCGTAGCGGAGATCCGCGAAGAGACACCCACGGCGAAGACCTTTCGCCTCACCGCCCGGAACGGACAACTGCCCCCGTTCCGGGCGGGCCAGTACGTAAACTGGTCTGTGACCATCGGCGGGGTCCGGACAGGCCGGGCCTTTTCCATTGCCTCACCGCCCCACGAGCGCGGCTTTTACGAGCTGACCGTCCGCCGCCAGGACGGCGGATTCGTCTCCCCCTACCTTCTGGACGAGGTCCGGGTCGGCCGGACCTTCACCATCTCCGGACCCGGCGGGACCTTTTACCACGAACCGCTGATCGACACAGACGATCTCGTTTTTCTCGCCGGCGGCTCGGGGATCACCCCCTTCCGCAGCCTCATCCGGGAGACTGTCGAGCGCAACCTGCCCCGGCGGATCTGGCTCATCTACGGCAGCCGCACCCCCGACGACGTGATTTTCAAGCGTGAGCTGCAGGCGATCGCCCGCCGCCATCCCTTCATCAAGGTCCGCTTCGTGATCTCGGAGCCTCCTCCGGGGTACCGCGGCCCCAGGGGATTCATTACGGCGGACCGGATCCGGCGGTTTGTCGGGTCGCCGGAAGGGAAGACCTTCTACCTGTGCGGACCCGAGCAGATGTACCGGTTCATGGAACCGGAGCTGGAAAGGCTGTCGATTCTTCGCCGACGGATCAAACGCGAGTCCTGCGGCCCCCTGTCGGACGTGACCCGGGAAGCCGGGTGGCCCTACGAAGTCTCCGCCGGCCAAGTGTTTCAGGTGACGATCCGCGGCGGTGTGTCATTCCCTGCCGCAGCGGGGGAATCGCTTCTCAACTCCCTGGAACGGAACGGATTCTCCGTTCCCTCGCGTTGCCGCAGCGGAGAATGCGGCTTCTGCCGGATGAAAATCCTGGGTGGCCGTGTCTTCACGCCGGACCGGGCCGCCGTCCGGGAATCGGACCGCTGGTTCAACTACGTTCACGCCTGCCTGACCTATCCCCTGTCGGATCTGGAAATCCGGCTGTAA
- a CDS encoding NAD(P)/FAD-dependent oxidoreductase, with amino-acid sequence MDKKFDAVVVGAGLGGMSAATFLARCGKKVLLLERHHVPGGYASSFRRGRFEFDASLHVLSGIGLPGKRGRLFEYLDFLGITSRVEFIPLKELYRVMDDRIDVTIPPDWEEAIAVLADRFPREADRIRDFFALMKELARDLSGVFVAAKKRAADLTPESFPAFSRWGMKTYGEVRDHFFRDEDLKSAVSPFWSYLGLPPSKVPFHMMASCWDALLKQHPMHIRGRNQALSNAFLETFSESGGTVRLGCGAKRIVLKDGAVQAVITDEDDEVETKIVVSNASIPSTLSDLVGLGQVPEAYRRQVNSRQIGFSTVNVYAGLDCPPEAVGATTHENFIHFGNRIEEAWQTAFTLEPPKGMLFTSYTASDPEFSAPGTAAIVMTAASYARPWYLVPPERYVDEKNAFAASMFDQAERYFPGLRDHLEVVEVATPLTNMRYTGNPGGSIYGFDQYLSDSGLLRLGNRSPLEGLYFASAWTLPGGGYQTCMTSGFLAGSMALKKLA; translated from the coding sequence ATGGACAAAAAATTTGATGCCGTGGTCGTCGGAGCCGGTCTCGGGGGAATGTCGGCCGCCACCTTCCTGGCACGTTGCGGGAAAAAGGTCCTGCTCCTGGAGCGCCATCATGTCCCCGGGGGATACGCCAGTTCGTTCCGCCGGGGCAGGTTTGAGTTCGACGCCTCCCTCCACGTCCTCTCGGGGATCGGACTACCCGGGAAGAGGGGCAGGCTCTTCGAGTACCTGGATTTCCTGGGCATCACCTCCCGGGTTGAATTCATTCCCCTGAAAGAGCTCTACCGGGTCATGGACGACCGGATCGACGTGACCATCCCGCCCGACTGGGAGGAGGCGATCGCCGTCCTGGCGGACCGGTTCCCCCGGGAAGCCGACAGGATCCGGGACTTTTTCGCCCTGATGAAAGAGCTCGCCCGCGATCTCTCGGGCGTCTTCGTGGCGGCGAAGAAGCGGGCCGCAGACCTGACCCCGGAGAGCTTTCCCGCCTTCTCGCGCTGGGGGATGAAAACCTACGGCGAGGTGAGGGATCACTTCTTCCGGGACGAAGACCTCAAGAGCGCCGTCTCCCCTTTCTGGTCCTATCTTGGCCTGCCGCCCTCCAAGGTCCCTTTCCACATGATGGCCTCCTGCTGGGACGCCCTCCTGAAGCAGCATCCCATGCACATCCGGGGCCGCAACCAGGCCCTGTCCAACGCCTTCCTGGAGACCTTTTCCGAGAGCGGCGGGACGGTCCGGCTCGGGTGCGGCGCCAAGCGGATCGTCCTGAAGGACGGAGCCGTCCAAGCCGTGATCACAGACGAAGATGATGAAGTGGAGACAAAGATTGTCGTTTCCAATGCCAGCATCCCCTCGACCCTGAGCGACCTGGTCGGGCTCGGCCAGGTTCCGGAGGCTTACCGCCGCCAGGTGAACAGCCGCCAGATCGGGTTCTCCACCGTGAACGTTTACGCTGGCCTTGACTGTCCTCCCGAGGCCGTCGGGGCGACCACCCACGAGAACTTCATCCATTTCGGCAACCGGATCGAGGAGGCCTGGCAGACGGCCTTCACCCTGGAGCCGCCCAAGGGGATGCTCTTCACGAGCTACACGGCCTCCGATCCCGAGTTCTCCGCGCCCGGCACCGCGGCCATCGTCATGACGGCGGCCAGCTATGCCAGGCCGTGGTACCTGGTACCGCCGGAGCGGTACGTCGACGAGAAGAACGCCTTCGCCGCCTCTATGTTCGATCAGGCGGAGCGGTATTTCCCGGGGCTCCGTGATCATCTCGAAGTCGTGGAGGTGGCGACGCCCCTCACTAACATGCGCTACACCGGCAATCCCGGGGGCAGCATCTACGGCTTCGACCAGTACCTCTCAGATTCCGGCCTTCTCCGGCTGGGCAACCGCTCGCCCCTGGAGGGACTCTATTTCGCCTCCGCCTGGACCCTTCCCGGCGGCGGATACCAGACCTGCATGACCTCCGGATTCCTGGCGGGCTCCATGGCCCTGAAGAAACTTGCATAG